The Corynebacterium sphenisci DSM 44792 genome includes the window CTGTACTCGATGCTGCACGAGCAGACCCTGATGGGCTTCACCGCCCTGGCCACCGCCCTGGCCACCGCCTCCGCACTGGCCGCGGGCATCGTGCTCGGCGAATGGGTGGCCCGGCAGCTGCGCCGGCCGCGGGTGCTCACCCGGGCCGGGGACATCATCCGGCCCCGGGTACGCCGCCGCCGGGATCCGGGCGCCGCGGCCCGCCGGGCCGCCCGCCGCGACGCCCGGGCCGCGGGCCGGCCCCGCGGGCCCCGGCACCGGCGCCACCGCGGCTGAGCCCGGCCCGCGCGGGCCGGGCCGGGTTCCGGCGGCGCTGGTACACTGGTGAAGTTGCACCGCAGCCCAACCAGGAGGATTCGTGCCGCCGAAGGTCACCGACACCCGCACCGCCCAGAACGAGGCCCTCGTCAAGGTCGAGGAACGCACCGCCGCGGGGGCGCGGAAGATCGTCGCGTCGCTGGCGGAGGACTTCCACGACTGCGTGACCCTGATGTGCATGCTCGGCGTGGAGCCGGAGGGCCTGGACTACCAGCGGGTGCACGCCGAATGGCTGGCGGAGAACGCCCCGAAGCCGGCGAAGCGCACCCGCAAGTCCACGAAGAAGACCGCCAAGCGGGCCACCAAGACCACCGCGAAGAAGACCACCGCGAAGAAGGCGGCGGCGAAGAAGACCACCGCCAAGAAGGCCACCGCCAAGAAGACGACCGCGAAGAAGACCGCCGCCAAGAAGGCCACCGCGAAGAAGACCGCCGCCACGAAGGCGTCCGCGAAGAAGACCGCCGAAGAGGCCTGAGATGGCTGAGCTGGTCGTCGTCGCCAACCGGCTCCCGGTCGCCCCGGCCACCGCCGCCGACGGCACCGTCACCTGGGAGGCCAGCCCCGGCGGGCTGGTCACCGCGCTGACCCCGGTGCTGCTCGCCCGGCGCGGCGCCTGGGTGGGCTGGCCCGGCACCCGCGCCGGGGTGGAGGGCGAACCGCAGGCCCCCGCCGAGATCGTCACCGAGGAGGGCCTGCACCTGCACCCGGTGGAGCTCGACGGCGACGACTACGAGCGCTTCTACGAGGGCTTCGCCAACGCCACCCTGTGGCCGCTGCTGCACGGGCTCATCGTCGCCCCCCGCTACGAGGGCGACTGGTGGGAGTCCTACCGGGAGGTCAACCACCGCTACGCGCTGGCCGCCGCCGAGCGCGCCGACCACGGCGCCACGGTGTGGGTGCAGGACTACCAGCTGATGCTGGTGCCCGGGATCCTGCGCCAGCTGCGCCCGGATCTCACCATCGGCTTCTTCCTGCACATCCCCTTCCCCGCCCCCGAGATCTTCCGCCAGCTGCCCTGGCGGGAGGAGGTGATCCGGGGCCTGCTCGGCGCGGACCTGGTGGGCTTCCACCTGGATTCCTGCGCGGACAACTTCCTGGAGCTGTGCCGCAACATCCCCGGCCACGGCTCCGCGCACACCGGGCTGCCGGACACCCTGGAGGTCACCGGGGCCTCCTCGGTGCGCCGGGCCACCGGGGCGGTCACCGCCCCGGACGGCCGCCGGGTGCGGGTGGGCTCCTTCCCCATCTCCATCGACTCGGCGAAGGTGATCGAGCGCGCCGGCCGGGCCGACGCCGCCCGGGTGCGCCGGCTCACCGGGGATCCGGCGGTGCTGCTCGCCGGGGTGGACCGGCTGGACTACACCAAGGGCATCCTGCGCCGCCTGGAGGCCTTCGAGGAGCTGCTGGCCACCGGGGCGCTGGACCCGGCGGAGACGGTGCTGGTGCAGGTGGCCACCCCCTCCCGGGAGCGGGTCGCCGACTACCGGCGGCTGCGCGCCGAGGTGGAGCACGCCGTCGGCCGGATCAACGGCCGCTTCGCCGAACTGGGCCGGCCGGTGATCCACTACATCCACCGCCCGGTGGCCTTCGACCGGCTCCTGGAGCTCTACCGGGCCGCGGACATCATGCTGGTCACCGCGCTGCGCGACGGGATGAACCTGGTGTGCAAGGAGTACGTGGCCTGCCACGGCGACGCCTCCGGGGCGCTGGTGCTCTCCGAGTTCACCGGGGCGGCCACCGAGCTCGACGGGGCGCACCTGTGCAACCCGCATGACATCGAGTCGGTCAAACGCGCGGTGATGGCCGCGGTGCACGCCGACCCGGCCGACGCCCGGGAGCGGATGGCCCGGATGCACGCCCAGGTCCGGGACCATGACGTGGACCTGTGGGCGGGGGCCTTCCTGGAGGAGCTGGCCGCCGCGCATGCCGGGGGAGGCCCCCGGTGAGCCGGCGCGGCACCGGCCTGCGCGCCGCCGCGGCGCTCGGCGCGCTCGCCCTGGCCGCCGCCGGCTGCGCCGGCGCGGATCCGGAGCCGGCGGCGCGCGGCACCGCCTGGCAGGTGACCGGGGTCTTCGACGATCCGGGGCTGCCCACCGGCCCGGCGGAGCCCGCCGGGGCCCCGGTGCTGGTGCTCGGCGCCAGCTCCTACACCGGCTCCTCGCCCTGCGGGGAGTTCTCCGGGGAGCTGGACTGGCCGAGCGATTCCCTGGTGCGGATCCGCCCGCCCCGGGTGGACGCCACCGCCCCGGCGGCCACCCCCTGCACGGACGCGATCCGGGTCTACGACCGGCGGCTGCGCACGGTGCTGCCCGGCACCCACGAGGTGCGGGTGCGCGGGGGCGAACTGCGCGCCACCGCGGTGCCCGCGGACGACGCCGACGACCCCGCCGCCGGGGCGGGCTTCGCCGCGGTGGCCGAACCGCCCCGCGCCGCGGACTGATTCCCCCCGCACCGCCCCGGCGGCCGCCGGGTCAGTCCCCCCGGCCGCCGTGGCGGTGCTCGCGGTGGTCCGGCTCGGGTTCCCCGGCCAGCCCGAAGGCGTGCTCCCCGCTGGCGGCCTCGCCGAGGCGGCGCTCCCGCTCGGGCAGCGGCTCCGCCGCGCCGGGGCGCGCCGCCGCGCCGCCCTTGGGCGGCTTGCGCCGGAAGTACACCCGGCGCCGGACGTGGGCGATCACCTCGCCCTCGTCGTCGACCACGTCGCAGCTGAACCAGCGCCGGTGCCCGCGGCTGTCGGCGCAGGCGGCCCGCACCTCCTCGATCGCCTCCGGGGGCATCTCGATGACCGCGCGGACGTCCCCGGTGCCGGGGCGCAGGTACTCGATGGCGCCCTCGACGTCCCAGACCACGTAGCCGGGGCCGAGCTGGTGCATCGCCAGCAGCATGAAGAAGGGGTCGGTCATCGCCTGCATGGTGCCGCCGAAGACCACGCCCACCCCGTTCTGGTTCCAGAAGCGGAAGCGGTGCTCCACCACCAGCCGGGTGCCGTCGTCGGCGGCCTCCACGATGCGCACCCCGGCGCCGAGGTACGGCGGCCACCAGCGCATCCATCGCTTCAGTCGTCTCGGGGGCCAGGCGGGCACGGCATCCTCCAGGGTCTCGTCGCGGCACCGGGGCGCGGGCGCCCCGGCCGGTTGCCGACACCCTAGTCGCCGCCGCCGACCGGCGGGGGGTAGAACCGGGGAATGCGCGTTTTCATAGGTCAGGATCCCTCCCCCCGCATCGCCGCGGCGCTCGCCGCCGACGGCGCCGAGCTGGTCGACGACCTCGACTCGGCGGAGGCGCTCGTCTACACCACGGAATTCCCGGACTCCCCGGACGGCTCGGGGCTGCCGGCGCTGCCCGAGGCGGTGCGCTGGGTGCAGTTCTGCCAGGCGGGGGTGGAGCCCTTCGCGGCGCGGATCGCCGCCGAGCCGGAGCGCCGCTGGACCAACGCGGCCGGGGCCTTCGGGCTGCAGGTCGCCGAATCGGCGCTGGCGCTGCTGCTGTCGGTGCTGCACATGCACCCCACCACGGTGCGCGCCGGCTCCTGGTCCGCGCAGCCGGCGATGGACGCCGGCACCCGCTGGCTGGATGGGGCCCGGGTGCTGGTGCTCGGCGCCGGCGGGATCGGGGCGCGGCTGATCCCGGCGCTGCGGGCGCTGGGCGCGGAGGCGATCGCGGTGACCCGCTCCGGCCGGGAGGTGCCCGGGGCGCGGCGCAGCGCCGCCTTCGCCGAGCTGGACCGGCTGTGGGCGGAGGCGGACCACCTGGTGGTGTGCTGCCCGCTCACCGAGGACACCCGGGGGCTGGTGAACGCCGCCGCGCTGGCCCGGCTGCGCCCCGGCGCGGTGGTGGTGAACGTCGCCCGCGGCCCGGTGGTGGACACCGCCGCCCTGGTCGACGCCCTGGACTCCGGCCGGCTCGGCGGGGCCGGGCTCGACGTCACCGATCCGGAGCCGCTGCCGGACGGGCATCCGCTGTGGGCGATGCCGAATGTGCTGATCACCCCGCACACCGCGAACACCCGGGCCTCCACGGACGCGCTGCTGGCCCCGCTGGTGGCGGAGAACCACCGGCGGCTGCGCACCGGCCGGGAGCCGCTGACCGGGGTGCGCCCGGGCCGGGGCTACTGAGCCGGGGCGGCCCTCAGACGCTGGGCCGCTGCCGGGAGAGCTGGTCGGCGGGGGCGTCCCGGCCGGCGGCGGCCAGGCCCGCGTAGGAGCCGCGGTGGTAGACCAGCGGTTTGGCCTTCTCCCGGTGGCCCAGGTCCCGGATCCGGCCCACCGCGATGTGGTGGTCGCCGCCGTCGTGCACCGCGATCAGCTCGCAGTCGATCCAGATCACGCAGCCGTGCAGCACCGGGTTGCCCAGCGGGGAGGTCGCCCAGGTGCCGTGCGCGAACTTGTCCGCGCCGCGGCGGCCGAAGGCCTCGGACAGCGGCCGCTGCTCCTCGGCGAGCACGTTCACCGCGAAGCGGCCGGTCTCGGCGATCCGCGGCCAGGTCCGGGAGCTGCGCATCACCGTGAACAGCACCAGCGGCGGGTCCAGGCTCAGCGAGGAGAAGGACTGGCAGGCGAACCCGGCGGGGCCGTGCTCGTCGGCGGTGGTGACCAGGGACACCCCGGTGGCGAATTCGCCCAGCGCCCGGCGGATGTGCAGCTCGTCCAGGCGCGGCACCGTCGCCGGCAGCTCATGGGCGGCGTGCGCCCGGTTCGCGTGCTCTCCCGTGTCGTCGTCGGCCATGCCGGGCATGGTACCCCCCGCCCCCGCGGGGCCGCCCCGGGGCGGTCGCGGCGGCGGCTATCGTGGGCGGGGTGAGCCCCGCGACGGAACCCGAGACCCTCGCCGCGGCGATGGCCGACATCGCCGCCGCCGAGCGGCTGCTGCTCGCCCTCGACTTCGACGGCACCCTCGCCGAGCTCGTCGACGATCCGCTGGCCGCCCGGCCCCGGCCGGGCACGGTGGCGCTGCTCGACGACATCTCCGCGCTGCCCGGCACGGAGGTGATGCTGCTCTCCGGCCGGCAGCTCAAGGAGCTGCGCTACGTCGCCCAGATGGGCCCCCGGGTGCGCCTGGTGGGCAGCCACGGCGCGGAACCGGAGGAGGGCCTGGCCCTGGATGCGGCGGAGTCGGCGCTGCTGGAGGCGATCGACCTGCGCTGGGGGCAGCTGGTCGCCGATCCGGCGTCGGCGGGCGCCCGGGTGGAGCGCAAGCCCGCCGGGCGGGTGCTGCACGTGCGGGGCGTGGAGGATCCGGTGCGCCGGGCCCGGGTGCTGGACCGCGGGCACTCCTTCGTCCGCGCCATCGCCGGCCTGCACGTCACCCCGGGCAAGGACGTGCTGGAGGTCACCGTGCTGGACGTGACCAAGGGCAGCTTCCTCGACGCCGCCCGGCGGCCCGGGCAGCGGGTGCTCTTCATCGGCGATGACGTCACCGACGAGACCGCGCTGCGGGTGCTGCGCCGCGGGGACGTGGGCGTGAAGGTCGGCTCCGAGCTGGACGGGCCCACCGCAGCCCGGTTCCGGGTGCCCAACCCCACCGCGGTGACCCGGCTGCTCGCCGAGCTGGTCGCCGCCCGCGGCCGCGCCCTCGGCGGCTGAGCCGCCCCCGCCGGCCGCGGCGGCGCTACCGCCCCGCCGCCGCCTCGGGCCGCGGCGGGGCCACGGTGCCGCCGGGCTCGAGGCGGGTGTCCAGGATCACCCGGCGGGGTCCCCCGGCGAACAGGGCCCGGCCGGCGGCGCGGCCCTTCTCCCGGTTCGGCTGCACGATGGTGGTGAGGTTCGCCGCC containing:
- a CDS encoding alpha,alpha-trehalose-phosphate synthase (UDP-forming), whose product is MAELVVVANRLPVAPATAADGTVTWEASPGGLVTALTPVLLARRGAWVGWPGTRAGVEGEPQAPAEIVTEEGLHLHPVELDGDDYERFYEGFANATLWPLLHGLIVAPRYEGDWWESYREVNHRYALAAAERADHGATVWVQDYQLMLVPGILRQLRPDLTIGFFLHIPFPAPEIFRQLPWREEVIRGLLGADLVGFHLDSCADNFLELCRNIPGHGSAHTGLPDTLEVTGASSVRRATGAVTAPDGRRVRVGSFPISIDSAKVIERAGRADAARVRRLTGDPAVLLAGVDRLDYTKGILRRLEAFEELLATGALDPAETVLVQVATPSRERVADYRRLRAEVEHAVGRINGRFAELGRPVIHYIHRPVAFDRLLELYRAADIMLVTALRDGMNLVCKEYVACHGDASGALVLSEFTGAATELDGAHLCNPHDIESVKRAVMAAVHADPADARERMARMHAQVRDHDVDLWAGAFLEELAAAHAGGGPR
- a CDS encoding flavin reductase family protein, with amino-acid sequence MADDDTGEHANRAHAAHELPATVPRLDELHIRRALGEFATGVSLVTTADEHGPAGFACQSFSSLSLDPPLVLFTVMRSSRTWPRIAETGRFAVNVLAEEQRPLSEAFGRRGADKFAHGTWATSPLGNPVLHGCVIWIDCELIAVHDGGDHHIAVGRIRDLGHREKAKPLVYHRGSYAGLAAAGRDAPADQLSRQRPSV
- a CDS encoding D-isomer specific 2-hydroxyacid dehydrogenase family protein, producing the protein MRVFIGQDPSPRIAAALAADGAELVDDLDSAEALVYTTEFPDSPDGSGLPALPEAVRWVQFCQAGVEPFAARIAAEPERRWTNAAGAFGLQVAESALALLLSVLHMHPTTVRAGSWSAQPAMDAGTRWLDGARVLVLGAGGIGARLIPALRALGAEAIAVTRSGREVPGARRSAAFAELDRLWAEADHLVVCCPLTEDTRGLVNAAALARLRPGAVVVNVARGPVVDTAALVDALDSGRLGGAGLDVTDPEPLPDGHPLWAMPNVLITPHTANTRASTDALLAPLVAENHRRLRTGREPLTGVRPGRGY
- a CDS encoding DUF4442 domain-containing protein: MRWWPPYLGAGVRIVEAADDGTRLVVEHRFRFWNQNGVGVVFGGTMQAMTDPFFMLLAMHQLGPGYVVWDVEGAIEYLRPGTGDVRAVIEMPPEAIEEVRAACADSRGHRRWFSCDVVDDEGEVIAHVRRRVYFRRKPPKGGAAARPGAAEPLPERERRLGEAASGEHAFGLAGEPEPDHREHRHGGRGD
- the otsB gene encoding trehalose-phosphatase is translated as MSPATEPETLAAAMADIAAAERLLLALDFDGTLAELVDDPLAARPRPGTVALLDDISALPGTEVMLLSGRQLKELRYVAQMGPRVRLVGSHGAEPEEGLALDAAESALLEAIDLRWGQLVADPASAGARVERKPAGRVLHVRGVEDPVRRARVLDRGHSFVRAIAGLHVTPGKDVLEVTVLDVTKGSFLDAARRPGQRVLFIGDDVTDETALRVLRRGDVGVKVGSELDGPTAARFRVPNPTAVTRLLAELVAARGRALGG